Proteins from one Alkalidesulfovibrio alkalitolerans DSM 16529 genomic window:
- a CDS encoding methyl-accepting chemotaxis protein, with the protein MKNLKLGVKLLGGFLAVAAIVVIVGFMGVRGVNTVDERATELGQVHMKGLEYVDAISLEVANIIAYIRTLLSPALSAEDRTRQYDQIDRSRQIYREAFSAYDALPKTPRQAELWDNFKGLIARSTETNNQILDLSRNLMALDVLNPDALMANIQQFKGDHYALGNNVAMLLMLGRDFPGGDDPTRCNFGRWLGTYTTTNQRMQDILRRIRVPHDAFHAAVADLKAARAAGRAQEAETIYRDRMMAQAEQVFSHFDEIIQAVDQSRDIYNEMNTLALGEGRRRLDATFQGAGDLAAATLEAGAQAVNEAHEAGATARTTMIWGMVFGLAAAVILGIALTRAITAPVRKGVAFAQSLSQGDFTTRVDIDQRDEIGVLAKALNDMADRIGEVVAEVRSGSENVAAGSEELSASSETLSQGATEQAASVEEVSSSMEQMAANIRQNADNARQTEKMALSAAKDAEEGGAAVASTVKAMKEIAEKISIIEEIARQTNLLALNAAIEAARAGEHGKGFAVVAAEVRKLAERSGQAAAEISELSAASVEVAEKAGGMLARIVPDIKRTAELVQEIAAASAEQDAGAEQVNKAVQQLDQVVQQNASASEEMASTSEELSSQAQQLQATMSFFRVQEDGHVQRRALPPAAKPRAAKPAAPAAAALPPAGKAKAKAKTGGVRLDMGGGSSDSDDEGFERY; encoded by the coding sequence ATGAAGAACCTGAAGCTTGGTGTCAAACTGCTGGGCGGCTTTCTGGCCGTGGCCGCCATCGTGGTCATCGTCGGTTTCATGGGCGTACGCGGCGTGAACACCGTGGACGAGCGCGCCACGGAGTTGGGCCAAGTGCACATGAAGGGCCTGGAATACGTGGACGCCATCAGCCTGGAGGTGGCAAACATCATCGCCTACATCCGTACGCTTCTGAGCCCGGCCCTGTCCGCCGAGGACAGGACCCGGCAGTACGACCAGATCGACCGTTCACGTCAGATATACCGCGAGGCCTTCAGCGCTTACGATGCCTTGCCCAAAACGCCACGCCAAGCCGAGCTGTGGGATAATTTCAAGGGGCTTATCGCACGCTCCACCGAGACCAACAACCAGATTCTCGACCTTTCGCGCAATCTCATGGCCCTGGACGTGCTCAACCCCGACGCCCTGATGGCGAACATCCAGCAGTTCAAGGGCGACCACTACGCCCTGGGCAACAACGTGGCCATGCTGCTCATGCTCGGCCGTGACTTTCCCGGCGGCGACGACCCCACGCGCTGCAACTTTGGCCGTTGGCTCGGTACCTACACCACCACCAACCAGCGTATGCAGGACATCCTGCGCCGCATCCGCGTGCCGCACGACGCCTTCCACGCGGCCGTGGCCGACCTGAAGGCCGCACGGGCCGCAGGCCGCGCCCAGGAGGCCGAGACCATCTACCGCGACCGCATGATGGCCCAGGCCGAGCAGGTCTTCTCGCATTTCGACGAGATCATCCAGGCCGTGGACCAGTCGCGCGACATCTACAACGAAATGAACACGCTGGCGCTCGGCGAGGGTCGCCGTCGCCTGGACGCCACCTTCCAAGGTGCAGGCGACTTGGCAGCCGCGACCCTGGAGGCCGGTGCGCAGGCCGTGAACGAAGCGCATGAGGCCGGAGCCACGGCGCGCACGACCATGATCTGGGGCATGGTCTTCGGCCTTGCCGCGGCCGTGATCCTGGGCATCGCGCTCACGCGGGCCATCACCGCACCTGTGCGCAAGGGCGTGGCCTTTGCCCAGTCGCTCTCGCAGGGCGACTTCACCACCCGCGTGGACATCGACCAGCGCGACGAGATCGGCGTGCTGGCCAAGGCCCTGAACGACATGGCCGATCGCATCGGTGAAGTCGTGGCCGAGGTCCGCTCGGGCTCGGAGAACGTGGCCGCGGGCAGCGAGGAGCTTTCCGCCTCGTCCGAGACGCTCTCGCAGGGCGCCACGGAGCAGGCCGCCTCGGTGGAGGAGGTCTCCTCGTCCATGGAGCAGATGGCGGCCAACATCCGCCAGAACGCGGACAACGCCCGCCAGACCGAGAAAATGGCCCTTTCCGCCGCCAAGGACGCCGAGGAGGGCGGCGCGGCCGTGGCCTCCACGGTCAAGGCCATGAAGGAGATCGCCGAGAAGATCTCCATCATCGAGGAGATCGCGCGCCAGACCAACCTTTTGGCGCTGAACGCCGCCATCGAGGCCGCGCGCGCGGGCGAGCACGGCAAGGGCTTCGCCGTGGTCGCGGCCGAGGTCAGGAAGCTGGCCGAGCGCAGCGGACAGGCCGCGGCCGAGATCAGCGAGCTTTCCGCCGCGAGCGTGGAGGTGGCGGAGAAGGCGGGCGGCATGCTGGCCCGCATCGTGCCCGACATCAAGCGCACGGCCGAGCTCGTGCAGGAGATCGCCGCCGCCAGCGCCGAGCAGGACGCGGGCGCGGAACAGGTCAACAAGGCCGTGCAGCAGCTCGACCAAGTGGTGCAGCAAAACGCCTCGGCCTCCGAGGAGATGGCCTCCACCTCCGAGGAGCTTTCGAGCCAGGCGCAGCAGTTGCAAGCCACCATGAGCTTCTTCAGGGTCCAGGAGGACGGCCACGTCCAGCGCCGCGCCCTGCCGCCCGCTGCCAAACCGCGCGCTGCCAAGCCGGCCGCGCCCGCTGCCGCCGCCCTGCCTCCGGCAGGCAAGGCCAAGGCCAAGGCCAAGACCGGCGGCGTGCGCCTGGACATGGGCGGCGGGTCTTCTGACTCCGACGACGAGGGCTTCGAACGCTACTAG
- a CDS encoding AICARFT/IMPCHase bienzyme: MSTLKSMYTAISDDPFPPEMTITLGGQTLTYAKRAWTIDGEERGLRYGENPDQPAALYELTGGGLTLGGVTFRGPGQGLVAALSEEHMLQAGKHPGKINLTDVDNGLNILQYLAARPAAVILKHNNPSGAAWSQDSLADALHKAFYADRIAAFGGAIVVNRTLDAATAEIVNSAYFEVVAAPDYEADALAMLKTKKNLRILQIPGIARLSELSAAPFLEFKSLIDGGQIVQFSFQNRIREVADFLPGQATDKAGLSITSRAPTTAEAEDLLFAWAVEAGVTSNSVIFARDGATVAIGTGEQDRVGCVQITISKAYTKYADLLAWKKHGLSIYELTQKAASDEEAANHLREIQAETEAAKGGLPGSVLVSDGFFPFRDGVDLAIGVGVTAIAQPGGSIRDTEVLAACNEATPQVAMVFTGQRSFKH; encoded by the coding sequence ATGAGCACGCTGAAGTCGATGTACACCGCCATATCCGATGACCCCTTCCCGCCCGAAATGACCATCACCCTGGGCGGGCAGACGCTGACCTACGCCAAGCGCGCCTGGACCATCGACGGCGAGGAGCGCGGCCTGCGCTACGGCGAGAACCCGGACCAGCCCGCCGCGCTCTACGAGCTGACCGGCGGCGGCCTCACGCTTGGCGGCGTGACCTTCCGGGGACCGGGCCAGGGGCTGGTGGCAGCGCTTTCCGAGGAACACATGCTCCAGGCGGGCAAGCACCCCGGCAAGATCAACCTGACCGACGTGGACAACGGTCTGAACATCCTGCAATACCTCGCCGCCCGCCCGGCGGCCGTGATCCTCAAGCACAACAACCCCTCGGGCGCGGCCTGGTCCCAGGACAGCCTGGCCGACGCCCTGCACAAGGCCTTTTACGCCGACCGCATCGCGGCCTTCGGCGGGGCCATCGTGGTCAACCGCACGCTGGATGCGGCCACGGCCGAAATCGTCAATTCCGCCTACTTCGAGGTCGTGGCCGCGCCGGACTACGAGGCCGACGCCCTGGCCATGCTGAAGACCAAAAAGAACTTACGCATCCTGCAGATTCCGGGCATCGCGCGGCTTTCCGAGCTCTCGGCCGCGCCGTTCCTGGAGTTCAAGTCGCTCATCGACGGCGGCCAGATCGTGCAGTTCTCCTTCCAAAACCGCATCCGCGAGGTCGCGGACTTCCTGCCGGGCCAGGCCACAGACAAGGCCGGGCTCTCGATCACGAGCCGCGCGCCCACAACGGCCGAGGCCGAGGACCTGCTCTTCGCCTGGGCCGTGGAGGCGGGCGTGACCTCCAATTCCGTGATTTTCGCGCGCGACGGGGCCACCGTGGCCATCGGCACGGGCGAGCAGGACCGCGTGGGTTGCGTGCAGATCACCATCAGCAAGGCCTACACCAAATACGCCGACCTTTTGGCCTGGAAGAAGCACGGACTCTCGATCTACGAATTGACGCAAAAGGCGGCGAGCGACGAGGAGGCGGCGAACCACTTGCGCGAAATCCAGGCCGAGACCGAGGCGGCCAAGGGCGGCTTGCCGGGCTCGGTGCTCGTCTCGGACGGCTTCTTCCCCTTCCGTGACGGTGTGGACCTGGCCATCGGCGTCGGAGTCACGGCCATCGCCCAGCCTGGCGGCTCGATCCGCGACACCGAGGTGCTGGCGGCCTGCAACGAGGCCACGCCTCAGGTTGCCATGGTCTTTACGGGCCAGCGCTCCTTCAAACACTAG